Proteins found in one Micropterus dolomieu isolate WLL.071019.BEF.003 ecotype Adirondacks linkage group LG12, ASM2129224v1, whole genome shotgun sequence genomic segment:
- the vgf gene encoding neurosecretory protein VGF, giving the protein MIGYHNSSSGLTLLVLLTGATFFHLSTPNSINTPGDVNNPHRDTPPGLLESGDRQRKDEERQSMQKEEAEEEEELFKDVDLKTLAAVLLEALNRSQVEKRGEGEERDGRQEELRLKAENGEVKKEEAYREVSTMEGADRVRDGRQELDLLMAAQGKEHEREEEEERRIAQEEEEKMTEMVTSRTTSQTVQVQTEQQPASPDGKGVNRQLQQGPNSPEQGSNEEEEEQLSPEELKNLETMMKEFPRLNTAIKKEGDSEQIQRESRGYSSYNDIIPINKGSDLTMSKKKLKWQEETQKALTFPIFRGGNFMDDFEDSNYAGSNPAQSQLPTEQEVIHDNEPEEEEEDEEVLSPEEEEAQVKAEQEEMRRQAAEAQRAKMEEEKLADIASDMLLRYMVKQHNGHKKYSSSLSSTAEDKRSDEEVTEEDDIDPQTIDKLIEISSKLHLPADDVVDIISDVEKKKKKDVPLERPSHWQRPLTPLSPSFSSANGVSTSQISTIKSSSPVSKQPSPAVNLLKTWFQEKSPTKSQDFWSKPAKPLLANQNLWPKPQKPLPVKQELWLKSPKYVGTSYPFYPYKYPSHYQRKPYPDYYPIYFPPPLRPKQRYYVPKPSLTLNNFLGNSAFTFPPKRRYHNWVQPQLRTPPAGLQQKPYFTSYPLPLYPWTLPIPKPRAPPRMPVIPPQQKQFYDSAPAPAVTRNNDYYVAGKPHSINRDDLEKYIQQILMKRPQMLD; this is encoded by the coding sequence ATGATTGGGTACCATAATTCCTCAAGTGGCCTTACCCTCCTGGTCCTCCTGACAGGGGCTACCTTCTTCCATCTGTCCACCCCCAACTCAATCAACACCCCTGGAGATGTCAATAACCCACACAGAGATACTCCTCCGGGGCTACTAGAGTCAGGAGACAGGCAAAGAAAGGATGAGGAGAGACAATCAATGCAGAAagaagaggcagaggaagaagaggagcttTTTAAAGATGTGGATCTCAAAACACTAGCAGCAGTTTTACTGGAGGCACTGAATCGCTCACAAGTAGAgaagaggggggagggagaggagcgGGATGGGAGGCAAGAAGAGCTGAGGCTGAAGGCTGAGAATGGGGAGGTTAAAAAAGAAGAGGCATACAGAGAAGTTAGCACGATGGAGGGAGCAGACCGAGTCAGAGATGGACGGCAGGAGTTAGACCTGCTGATGGCTGCACAAGGGAAGGAGcatgaaagagaggaggaagaggagagaaggatagctcaggaagaagaggagaagatgaCAGAGATGGTGACCAGTCGTACCACAAGCCAGACAGTCCAGGTCCAAACAGAGCAGCAGCCTGCCAGTCCAGATGGAAAAGGGGTGAACAGGCAGCTCCAGCAGGGACCAAACAGCCCTGAACAAGGCAGcaacgaggaggaggaggagcagctcaGTCCTGAGGAGCTGAAGAACCTCGAGACCATGATGAAGGAGTTTCCTCGTTTGAACACAGCCATAAAGAAGGAGGGAGATTCAGAGCAAAtccagagagagagcagaggctACAGCAGCTACAACGACATCATACCAATCAACAAAGGCAGCGACCTCACCATGTCTAAGAAGAAACTGAAATGGCAAGAGGAGACGCAGAAAGCCTTGACCTTTCCCATATTTAGGGGAGGCAATTTTATGGATGACTTTGAAGACAGTAATTATGCTGGCAGTAATCCAGCCCAGTCCCAGCTTCCCACAGAGCAGGAGGTGATTCATGATAATGaaccagaggaggaggaggaagatgaggaggtgtTGAGTCCCGAGGAGGAGGAAGCTCAGGTCAAAGCAGAGCAGGAAGAGATGAGGAGGCAGGCGGCTGAGGCACAGAGAGccaagatggaggaggagaagttGGCCGACATCGCCTCGGACATGCTGCTGCGCTACATGGTCAAACAGCATAATGGGCATAAGAAGTACAGCTCATCTTTGTCAAGCACTGCGGAGGACAAGAGGTCTGATGAGGAAGTGACAGAGGAAGACGATATTGATCCCCAGACCATCGACAAGCTGATTGAGATCTCCAGCAAGCTCCATCTTCCTGCTGACGATGTGGTGGATATCATAAGCGAtgtggagaagaagaagaagaaagatgtGCCGCTTGAGAGGCCGTCTCACTGGCAACGACCTCTAACTCCGCTGTCTCCTTCATTCTCATCTGCCAATGGTGTTTCAACATCCCAAATATCAACCATCAAAAGTAGCTCCCCTGTCTCAAAGCAACCCTCTCCAGCTGTCAATCTCCTCAAAACATGGTTTCAGGAGAAATCGCCAACAAAATCACAAGATTTCTGGAGCAAACCTGCAAAGCCTCTGCTAGCCAATCAAAATCTTTGGCCCAAACCTCAGAAGCCTCTGCCAGTCAAACAGGAACTCTGGCTCAAATCACCCAAATATGTTGGGACCAGCTACCCTTTTTACCCCTACAAATACCCATCCCATTACCAGAGGAAGCCCTACCCAGACTACTACCCCATCtattttcctcctcccctcagACCCAAACAACGTTACTATGTGCCCAAACCCAGTCTCACCCTTAACAACTTTCTGGGAAATTCTGCATTCACTTTCCCTCCCAAACGCCGTTACCACAACTGGGTCCAACCCCAGCTGCGAACCCCGCCTGCAGGTCTCCAGCAGAAGCCTTACTTCACCAGCTACCCCCTCCCACTTTACCCCTGGACATTACCCATCCCCAAACCACGTGCCCCTCCCCGTATGCCTGTGATCCCTCCTCAACAGAAGCAGTTTTATGACTCAGCCCCGGCACCTGCAGTGACGagaaataatgattattatgtGGCTGGAAAACCACACAGCATCAACCGTGACGATCTGGAGAAATACATACAGCAGATACTAATGAAGAGACCGCAAATGTTGGACTAA